A stretch of the Deltaproteobacteria bacterium genome encodes the following:
- the rpsJ gene encoding 30S ribosomal protein S10 yields the protein MTGQKIRVSLKSYDYKLLDRSVAEIVDTVRRTGATVAGPVPLPTKISKFCVLRSPHVDKKSREQFEIRTHKRLIDILEPTQQTVDALMKLDLAAGIDVEIKL from the coding sequence GTGACGGGCCAGAAGATAAGGGTGTCTCTTAAGTCGTACGACTATAAGTTGCTCGACAGGTCGGTGGCTGAGATCGTGGATACGGTGAGGAGAACAGGAGCTACGGTGGCCGGACCGGTGCCTCTCCCTACGAAAATCAGCAAGTTCTGTGTGCTGCGGTCACCCCATGTGGACAAGAAATCCCGGGAGCAGTTCGAGATTCGCACACACAAAAGACTCATCGATATCCTCGAGCCGACCCAGCAGACCGTAGATGCTCTGATGAAGCTCGATCTGGCCGCGGGTATCGACGTGGAGATAAAGCTCTGA
- the tuf gene encoding elongation factor Tu (EF-Tu; promotes GTP-dependent binding of aminoacyl-tRNA to the A-site of ribosomes during protein biosynthesis; when the tRNA anticodon matches the mRNA codon, GTP hydrolysis results; the inactive EF-Tu-GDP leaves the ribosome and release of GDP is promoted by elongation factor Ts; many prokaryotes have two copies of the gene encoding EF-Tu), with protein EGVEMVMPGDNVSISVELITPIAMEKELRFAIREGGRTVGAGVISDVLE; from the coding sequence CGAGGGGGTGGAGATGGTGATGCCCGGGGACAATGTCTCGATTTCGGTTGAGTTGATCACGCCCATAGCCATGGAGAAGGAGCTGCGTTTTGCCATCCGTGAGGGCGGTCGAACAGTAGGAGCCGGCGTCATCAGCGATGTACTGGAATAG